GCTCGCCGCCGGGTGTCGGCGTGGGTCGCAAGCCGCCCGTGTTCATGAAACCGGGCGATCTGATCGAGGTCGAGATCGAGGGCATCGGCAAACTCAGCAACACCATCGCAGCGGCGTAGGCAGGCCGGGATGCTTTTCGCCATCGCGCGCCGCGACAAGCCCGGCATGGCGGCGCGGCGGGTCGAATTGCTCGCCGCCCATGCGGAATATCAGAAGGCGTTCATGCCTCAGATCACGTTCGGCGGCGGGCTCGTCGTCGACGGCACCGATGTCGAAAGCTTCGTCTATGGCGAGGCGGGCATCCGCCAAGTAAACGGTAACATTCTCATTCTTGATGTTCCGGATCGCGCGGCGGCGGAAGCCTTCCACGCGAACGATCCCTATACGCGGGGGGGCATATTCGAAACCGTGATCATCGAGCCGTTTCTGCAGCGGGTGCCGCCACTCAAGTCTGAATGAACGCCTTCGCCATCTTGTACATGGCGTAGTCGATCAGCTTTCCTTCGACCTTGATGGCCGCAATGCCTTTCGCCTCGGCTTCTTCAAAGGCCTCCACGACCCTGGTGTAGTAGGCGACCTCCTTGTCGGTCGGTGCGTAGGCCCTGCGCGCGGTCTCGATCTGATTGGGGTGAATCAGCGTGCGCCCGTCATAACCGAGGCTTTTCGACAATCGGCAGTCGGCGAACAGATCGTCGTCGTTACCGATATCGCTGAACGCGCCGTCGAGCACATAGGACAGGCCGGCGGCGCGAGAATCGAGCAGAACCTTCGAACGGGCGTAGAGCATCTCGGTGCCCTCGACCGACCATGCGCATTTCAGGTCCCGCTGCAGATCGGCGTCCTCGGCGCTGCCGAACGCCATGCTCTCGATGCGGGTGGCGGCGCTCGCGCAATCGAAGCAGCGCACCACGCCGAGCGCGGTCTCGATCAGCAGAATCAGCTTGATCGAGTCCGGTTCCAGGCTCCGTTCGCGCTCCAGCCGTGTGATGATGTTGTCCACCCTTTCGACTGTCGGGACGTCCTCGGCCATGGGATAGACCACTGCGCGCAGGTCGGCCGAGACGATGGCCTCCAGGTCGGCCTCGATATTCTCCGGCTCGCTGTTCACCCGGACCAGAATTTCCGATTCCAGGGTCGGGATCAGTTCGCCGACCTCGGCACGAACCTCGGCCTTCAGCTGGACGGGGACCGTGTCTTCGAGATCGATGATGATTGCATCCGGCGCATACTTCGCGGCCTTGCGCATGAGATCCGGCTTGGTGCCTGGCGTGTAGAGGGTAATCAGAGGGTTGGTCATGGGATTGTCCATTGTGATCGCTTGCGATCCCTAGATGATGTCGTCGTCTTCCAGCGTGGCGATCTCGTCTGCCGAGAGGCCGAGCGCGGCGAAGATTTCGGTATTATCGCTGCCGATGTCTTTACCGGCGTGACGGACGGCGCCGGGGGTGCGGCTCATCTTCGGGAAAATACCTTCCATCTCCAGCGGTCGGCTGCCGCCGTCCGGCGCGGCGACGATCATCTCGCGGGCGATCGCGTGGGGGTCACCCTTCAGATCGGCGATGTTGTTGATGGGGCCGGCGGGCACCTCGTTGGCGTACAGAAGCGCGCTGACGTCATCCAGGGCCTGCTCCGCGATCCAGGCGCCCACGAGCGGGTCGAGCTCGTCGGCATTGGCCACGCGCTGCGTATTGTCCGAAAAGCGCGGGTCATCGATCAGTTCCGGCTGGCCCATCGTCGCAAAGAGTCTCTGGGCGGTGGACTGGGTGGAGGCGGCGATGGCGATCCAGCGGTCGTCCCTGGTGCGGTAGACGTTGCGGGGTGCAGACGTGGTGTTGCGATTGCCGGTGCGGGCCGGCACCTCGCCGGTCATCTGGTGGACCAGCGCGTTGGGGCCGAGCATAGAAAAGACACTTTCGAGAATGCTGACATCGACCACCTGTCCCAAGCCCGTGCCGATGACGTCGCGGTTGTAAACGGCGAACATCGCGGCGGTGGCGGCATAGAAACCAGCGAAGCTGTCGGCCAGCGCGAAGGTCGGCAATACCGGTGGGCCGTCGGGAAAGCCGGTCATGTCGGCGAAGCCGCTCATGGCTTCCATCAGGGTGCCGAAGCCGGGCTGGCTGGAATAGGGGCCGGTCTGGCCGAAACCGCTGACCCGCACCATGATCAGGCGCGGGTTCACCTTCGCCAGATCCTCATAGTGAATGCCCCATTCCTCGAGCCGGCCGGGGCGGAAATTCTCGATGAAGATGTCGGCGTCCGCCAGCATCCGGATCAGCACATCGCGGCCCGCGGGTTTTGAGATGTTGAGGGTCACGAAGCGCTTGTTGCGCGCATAGTGCTTCCACCAGGGATTGATCCCGTCCTTGGTGAATCCGAATTTTCGCAGCGGGTCGCCCTTGCGGGGCGGTTCGACATGGATCACATCGGCCCCGAAATCCGCCAACAACCGACCGCACAGGGGCGCGGCGATGACGGTGGCGCATTCGACGACCTTCAGGCCCTTCAAGGCGGCGGTGTTCGGCGTGTTCATGGGAACTCCAGGGACAAGTCCGGTCAATATTATGGCACGAATGGGTATAGGTTCCGCATGGACCGGTTTGCTTGCCAAATCACCGGGCCTGGCGGTAACTGGACCGCAGACATTGTCGAAGGATGGGGGGAATCATGGGCGTTGTAACGGATGTCATTCTGCCGCTTGCACTGGCGTTCATCATGTTCGCGCTGGGCCTGGGACTGACCCTCGACGACTTTGCGCGTGTCGCCAGACAACCGCGGGATTTCATTGTCGGCGCTCTTTCGCAGATAATCCTGTTGCCGCTGATCGCATTCGTGCTGGTCAGCGTCTGGTCATTGCCGCCCGAACTGGCGCTCGGCGTCATGATCATCGCGGCCGCGCCCGGCGGCGTGACCTCGAATATCCTGACGGCCTTCGCACGGGGTGATGTGGCGCTCTCCATCTCGCTAACCGCTGTGATCAGCCTGCTCAGCGTCGTAACAATCCCGCTCGTTGTCGTGTTCGCCTATGGACAGCTGATCGGCGGTGATGCGGGCGACGTGTCCGTCACCAGAACGGCCATCAGCGTCTTCGTCATCGTCACGGTACCCGTGATTCTGGGTGTCGCCGTGCGACGGTATGCGGAAGGCTTTTCCATCAGGTTCGAGCCAATCGCACGTCAGGTCTCGGCGGTGCTGTTCGTGCTGGTACTGGCCGGCGCGATATTCCAGGAGCGGGCCAATATCGTGACGTATTTTGCGCAGGCGGGCCTGATTACGCTGGTGCTGAATGTGGTGATGATGGTGCTGGCCTATATCATCGCGCGCATGTTCG
This region of Alphaproteobacteria bacterium genomic DNA includes:
- a CDS encoding bile acid:sodium symporter family protein codes for the protein MGVVTDVILPLALAFIMFALGLGLTLDDFARVARQPRDFIVGALSQIILLPLIAFVLVSVWSLPPELALGVMIIAAAPGGVTSNILTAFARGDVALSISLTAVISLLSVVTIPLVVVFAYGQLIGGDAGDVSVTRTAISVFVIVTVPVILGVAVRRYAEGFSIRFEPIARQVSAVLFVLVLAGAIFQERANIVTYFAQAGLITLVLNVVMMVLAYIIARMFASGVKQRIAISIECGLQNGTLAIAVATLLFGGGLAVVPAATYSLIMFATALIYIALLRRGANA
- a CDS encoding CoA ester lyase gives rise to the protein MTNPLITLYTPGTKPDLMRKAAKYAPDAIIIDLEDTVPVQLKAEVRAEVGELIPTLESEILVRVNSEPENIEADLEAIVSADLRAVVYPMAEDVPTVERVDNIITRLERERSLEPDSIKLILLIETALGVVRCFDCASAATRIESMAFGSAEDADLQRDLKCAWSVEGTEMLYARSKVLLDSRAAGLSYVLDGAFSDIGNDDDLFADCRLSKSLGYDGRTLIHPNQIETARRAYAPTDKEVAYYTRVVEAFEEAEAKGIAAIKVEGKLIDYAMYKMAKAFIQT
- a CDS encoding CoA transferase, translated to MNTPNTAALKGLKVVECATVIAAPLCGRLLADFGADVIHVEPPRKGDPLRKFGFTKDGINPWWKHYARNKRFVTLNISKPAGRDVLIRMLADADIFIENFRPGRLEEWGIHYEDLAKVNPRLIMVRVSGFGQTGPYSSQPGFGTLMEAMSGFADMTGFPDGPPVLPTFALADSFAGFYAATAAMFAVYNRDVIGTGLGQVVDVSILESVFSMLGPNALVHQMTGEVPARTGNRNTTSAPRNVYRTRDDRWIAIAASTQSTAQRLFATMGQPELIDDPRFSDNTQRVANADELDPLVGAWIAEQALDDVSALLYANEVPAGPINNIADLKGDPHAIAREMIVAAPDGGSRPLEMEGIFPKMSRTPGAVRHAGKDIGSDNTEIFAALGLSADEIATLEDDDII
- a CDS encoding YciI family protein; translation: MLFAIARRDKPGMAARRVELLAAHAEYQKAFMPQITFGGGLVVDGTDVESFVYGEAGIRQVNGNILILDVPDRAAAEAFHANDPYTRGGIFETVIIEPFLQRVPPLKSE